The proteins below come from a single Chlamydiota bacterium genomic window:
- a CDS encoding LysM peptidoglycan-binding domain-containing protein codes for MQDQETIIQQLRLLLAAKEEEVLALKGDTERSSGDGRSDSIADGLLKEIEDKKAEVALLKTRLKETEAKAQDKLARLSSALEEKEALIATLKAAPAQAAPKNEDALQRIERLEEELREKEALLAETRRARQADGGEPAGGTDAEAGAEIERLREELRESRCARANLERAAAERDEARGEAAALVAELAEARLRLEDAGRGHAAELAELHQRIDRLQRALDEAAESAAKGAGTAAEEQPAVLQRIRTLEAELEERDLAYRTTQTKLHRVTQNQQILRGLCAGLCVFLIFIISMKARHSAPPKAGESQAEVFVAARETVPLVDVAKGPAPRDADFLPVPEAEAALTCAETVASAAAPPPPQVADAATAGFAAPEGKASAEEVEAAAASSGTSLPVEMQFVEASTLALGPPPAPVVSAAGRDVRASAGETGDRVSYTVKKGESLWTICRRELGDAGEMSRIARENNIANPNTVRAGDVIYLTRR; via the coding sequence ATGCAGGACCAGGAAACGATCATCCAGCAGCTCCGCCTTCTCCTCGCGGCCAAGGAGGAGGAGGTGCTCGCCCTCAAGGGCGACACGGAACGTTCCTCCGGCGACGGGCGCAGCGACTCCATCGCCGACGGCCTGCTCAAGGAGATCGAGGATAAGAAGGCCGAGGTCGCCCTTCTCAAGACGCGCCTGAAGGAGACGGAGGCGAAGGCGCAGGACAAGCTCGCCCGCCTCTCCTCGGCGCTGGAAGAGAAGGAGGCGCTCATCGCCACGCTCAAGGCCGCTCCCGCGCAGGCGGCGCCCAAAAACGAGGATGCGCTCCAGAGAATCGAGAGGCTCGAGGAGGAGCTGCGCGAGAAGGAGGCGCTTCTCGCGGAGACGCGCCGGGCGCGGCAGGCCGACGGAGGGGAGCCCGCCGGCGGCACGGACGCGGAAGCCGGCGCCGAGATCGAACGGCTCAGGGAAGAGCTTCGCGAGTCGCGCTGCGCCCGCGCGAATCTCGAGCGCGCCGCCGCGGAGCGCGACGAGGCGCGCGGGGAGGCGGCCGCGCTCGTCGCGGAGCTCGCGGAGGCGCGTCTCCGGCTCGAGGACGCCGGCCGCGGCCACGCCGCGGAACTCGCCGAACTCCACCAGCGGATCGACCGGCTCCAACGCGCCCTCGACGAGGCGGCGGAATCCGCCGCGAAAGGCGCGGGGACGGCCGCGGAGGAGCAGCCCGCCGTCCTTCAGCGGATACGCACCCTCGAGGCCGAACTCGAGGAGCGCGACCTCGCGTATCGCACGACGCAGACGAAACTGCACCGCGTCACGCAGAACCAGCAGATACTCCGCGGCCTCTGCGCGGGACTCTGCGTCTTCCTCATCTTCATCATCTCGATGAAGGCCCGCCACTCGGCTCCCCCGAAGGCCGGCGAATCGCAGGCGGAGGTTTTCGTCGCGGCGCGGGAGACCGTCCCGCTGGTCGATGTCGCCAAGGGACCCGCCCCGCGCGACGCCGATTTCCTGCCCGTCCCCGAGGCGGAAGCCGCCTTGACCTGCGCGGAGACGGTCGCGTCGGCCGCGGCCCCGCCGCCTCCGCAGGTGGCGGACGCGGCCACAGCGGGCTTCGCCGCCCCCGAGGGGAAAGCCTCGGCTGAGGAGGTGGAGGCCGCCGCGGCCTCCTCCGGGACGAGCCTCCCCGTGGAGATGCAGTTCGTGGAGGCGTCGACGCTCGCGCTCGGGCCCCCGCCGGCCCCGGTCGTCTCCGCCGCGGGGAGGGACGTGCGCGCCTCGGCGGGAGAGACCGGCGACCGCGTCTCCTACACGGTCAAGAAGGGCGAAAGCCTCTGGACCATCTGCCGGCGCGAACTGGGCGACGCCGGCGAGATGAGCCGCATCGCGCGCGAGAACAATATCGCCAACCCGAACACGGTCAGGGCGGGCGACGTGATCTACCTCACGCGGCGATGA